In the Glycine max cultivar Williams 82 chromosome 19, Glycine_max_v4.0, whole genome shotgun sequence genome, GCTCACCAAATCCTTCCCTCCCTCAATGTTCACCGATTCAACTCCTGCACACCAAATGCGTcgcattaattaataatttttattgtgccGCTTAGTTGAATATATAACATacgaatttaaattttatatggaGTATAAACTAGTGGGCTCCGGTATCATCATCCAATTATACTTAacttgtatattttaattaaaatagttagGATAACGATTAAAAATGTAGGTCAAAATACACGCACGCCTAACCTTTGCTTTTGAGGATAATCTTTCGAATCTTCTGAACGCAACCGTCACAGTGCAATCTGATCTTCAACACCACCGTGCTCTGAATcaaccaaaattaattaatataaaaattgaacaagtcactctaattaattaactaaaataactcGATCAACACGGTAAAATTTAAGTTTCAATTAATTCGCGTTCTGCTTATTGACGAAGGTGAGAAAATTCGAAACTACGCACCTCTTTCGGAGCTTTCTCTTCTGCCTTTTTATCTTCCGATTTCTTCTCTTCGGTTTTTTTCTCTTCGGTCTTCTTCTCCGGCGGCTTATCGCCGGCGGAATCCTTCTTAGGCTGAGGAGAAACGAGTTCGACCTTCTTCCTAGTTTTCTCCGCTAGTTTATCTCGCACTTCGGCAGGGTCGAGTTTTCCAATAACCGTTAGTTTGTTACTTGATAGATCGGCCTTAACGTCTTCAACACCTGCATATGCATCCACAATCGTTAACGAATGCTCTGATCTCATTTTCAATTATCTCAacaaattaggaaaaaaaactcGTAATCGTCTAATCGAGATATGAATAGTGATCGAGTACCTTCGAAATGGCGAACGGCGCGGTTGATCTTCTTGACACATCCCTCGCAATGCATGTCGAGTTTCAAAACGACAGGTACTGGTTCGTCGTTTTGCTTTGCTCCTGATTCAGGCTTCTTATCTGCTTCATTCTTCGCCGCTTCTTTTTTCTGCCacacaaggaaaagaaaagggaaaaataaaatcagcgATAACTGAAGTGAATGTGATTCGTGAAATACTGAACAGTGAATAGTGTACTGTGGTGTTTTGAGATAGAGAAGAGTATTAGAACTAACCTCTCCCATGTTAtggtgtttttgtgttttgaggAACAAGAAAATGGAAGGAATGCTTTATAAAGAGAGGAAGAGTCGAGGGAGTAAGGATGAGACACACTCATGTAAGGGGTTGCGTCATGTggcatgtatgtatgtatgtgaaCAATGATATCGACATGACATGGCatgatttttcattatttttgtttttatctttgattCATTTGGTGTTTGGAGGAATATGCTTTTATGTGAAAACCTTGTTGCCGGTGTTGGCGCGTGGTAGGACTTGTAGTTGTcgagaaaattataaatttgaccaAACCCTGACTTGACAGGGAAGTGACTGATTTGCCCTTGGCTTTGCGGTGtgtaactagaaaaaaaaaaaaaaaaaagtcagtgACCTTTTGAGTATCCGTAGGAACCGGTGAAAACTAGAAAAAATAACCGTTGGGTTGGCGATAGGACGCAGATTTTGGAAAAAGCAGGAGTAGCTGGTATAATGTGCTGCAGTGCCCAATTAATAAAGGTCAATCCCGTTGGCTTTCCCCAAGGAAAGGGTCGCGGTTTTTCCAGTTTCTTAGATATTAGTTATTAGTTAAGAATTGGGCTTCGACGACCATTTtgctcataaaaaaatttattagttaaGAAGGAATGTTTTTAACACCCAGCATTCCTAAAGTATTctgacaattattatgataatatttatttaggTAGAAATggcaatgattaatttttattattatatttaaataattataaatctaaattaaaatattgtgtaatcattaaatttttacgagatttatctaataaaagtcagtttttttaaaatttttaattattacatctttaagatataatattattttagtgagatcttaaaatattattctattaCGTGTCACAATATTCACATTGGTGTGTGTCAAGTAACATACTCGTTGCacgatacttgttttcatttctttaattaaCATCTCATTTTGTGATGTAAGGGAAGGGCATCCCTTGTTCCCATTATTCTCTTTCTCAGTAAAACTTGtttgcttataaaaaacaaagattAAATGTAGAATgattatgagatttttttttagtgtaagtttgctgattaaaaaaagtaGCGTAAACTTAGACTTTGGTTCCCATGGTGTTTGAAGAGATTATAAATGAATGATTCTATCAAGTTATGGTAAGTAATTGCTTTTAATAACCTAAAATGTTTTATTGACAATaactataaaagtaaaatttgagGTGAAATTATCTTAGTCTCGGTTAACTTCAAATGAAATGAcacttttttatatctttaagtAAGATTGAAGATGTTTAAAGATGAATTAACAGGAGGATGATAAGAGTAAATAATAAACATCACTAAAAATGATTAATCAGGTTTTCagtattttttatctataaaaatcaaataaatttataataaatcactTCCCCTCTTAACAAATAGTGATTAGTTTTTATATGTGTTATTTCACACAAATAACAtgtaaaaaaacctaaaaatggCATGCATGGTGGACCACTGAAAAGTGATCCATTTTACAGCATTATTTTTAGCCGTAAGATCAATTAAGGTGTAGAATTTTATTCTACATCATCCTCCATCAGAactttcctcttcttcttcttcattgtacTCTCCCTCCCTCTCCCGCAGCCTTCAACAGTGCCTCCGACGCCCTCCGCCGTGAACCGCCGCTGGAGACGATTTTCGGTGGCTACACCATTCCCCCCTCCTTTTTTGCTTGCTCTCCCTCTTCTTTCGTCCCTCCATCCACAAAGACAATGAACTAAATTCCTTAATGAACTGCAACTGGATGCGCCGCCTGTCAAGATTAAATATGTTctgtttctgtttctgtttctATTTGCAGTTGCAGTTCTATTTTTTAGGAAGGATAAGTGTTAGTTCCTATTATGTAGGGATCACATCCTAGGCATGTAAATGTGATCCGGTGCAGTTTAACGTTTCAAAATTCAGCTATATATAGCCTCTGTTCTTTGAAGATTAATGAGAGAGCATTCGTGCAGTTTCTTTTATACGCTTAGCTTGCTCTATCAGTTCCTCAAAATAGTTATAGGAATttaacaattggtatcagagctccgcAAGGGGCCTGATAACCTAGtgagagtgtgtgtgtgtttccaTATCGCAGCCTGTCGAATCTCATTGTCAATCCAGTGAAGTCCATCCAGGAGTGATACCTTCGTTTATTAtcacaaaatcaaaacaatggCAACCTCTGAAAAATTTGTGCAACCATCTATTCCTAAGTTTAATGGCCATTATGATTTTTGGTCAATGAACATGGAGAATTTTCTTAGAAGCAAGGAGCTGTGGAGTGTGGTGGAAGAAGGCATTCCCGCACCAGTAATTGGATCAGGACCAGGCAGTGAGGCTCAGAAGAAAGCCATGGAGGAGGCCAAACTCAAGGATTTGAAGGTCAAGAATTTTCTATTCCAGGCAATTGATAGGGGGATTCTGGAAACAATTCTTGACAAAGGTACATCAAAGGCTATTTGGACTTCAATGAAACAGAAATATCAAGGATCCATGAGAGTCAAGAGAGCACAACTCCAAGCTTTACGAAGAGAGTTTGAATTGCTTACCATGAAAGAAGGTGAAAAAGTAGATAGTTTTTTGGGGGCGAACTTGACTGTGGTCACCAAAATGAAATCCAATGGAGAAACTATGGCAGAGAGTACAGTGGTGAGTAAAATACTGCGCTCCTTGACAgctaaatttaattatgtagcTTGTGCTATAGAGGAATCCAATGAGATAAGTGTTCTAACTATCGATGAGTTGCATGGGAGTTTACTTGTACATGAGAAAAGGATGCAAGGACTACAAATGGAGAAGCATGTGTTGAAGGCAACTCATGAAGATCACACTCGCCAAAACACTTAAGAGGATTGGCCCATCAGAGGCCGGGGTCGAGGAGGACGTGGCAGAGGGAGAGGTAGACAATCCTTCAATAGAGCCACTATTCAGTGTTTCAAATGTCACAAACTAGGACATTTCCAATATAAGTGTCCTACCTTGGAAAAGAAAGCAAATTATGTTGAAttagatgaagaagaagagatttTGCTGATGGCTTACAAGTAGTTACAACCAGCACGTCTAGAAGAACGATGGTATTTTGATTCAGGGTGCAGCAACCACATGACAGGAAATAAGGCATGGTTTTTAGATTTGGAGGATGAACACTGCAGAACAGTAAAGCTTGGGAATAACATGCACATGACTGTGGTAGCAAAGGGCAGCCTCAGGATGCAAATTAATGGTATAACTCAGGTACTGTCTGATGTTTACTATATTCCTGAACTTAAGAATAATTTGCTAAGTTTAGGGCAGCTGCAAGAGAAAGATTTAGCCATTCTGGTTTCAAATAGCTCCTGCAAAGTATTCAATCCCAGGAAAGGATTAATTATACAAACTGATATGAGCGGGAATAGAATCTTCTATGTGACAGCCTCTATGCATCCAAAACAGTCCTTTTGTTTGCAAACAAAAACTGTCTCAGCCAAAGAAGCATACATATGGCACTGCCGTTTTAGACACCTGAATTACAAGGGTCTGAACATGCTGTCTTGCAAGGAAATGGTGGTTGGTTTACCAGCATTGGAGCATCCACAGAAAACATGTCTTACATGTTTAACTGGGAAGCAAACCCGAAAGAGTTTTCCAAACAATAGCTCATGGAAAGCATCTAGACAACTTCAGCTTGTACATTCAGATATATGTGGTCCTATCCAGCCAACTTCAAACAGTAGTAAAAGGTATTTCCTAAGCTTCATTGATGACTTTGCTCGAAAAACTTGGGTGTATTTTTTACATGAAAAATCAGAAGCATTGGCGGTGTTCAAGAAATTCAAAGCACGTGTTGAGAAGGAGACAGGAACATCCATCACTTGCCTCAGAACAGATAGAGGAGGAGAATTTCTCTCAAGAGAATTTGAAGTATTTTGTCAAACACAGGGCATAAGAAGGCAGCTGACTACCTCCTACACTCCTAAGCAAAATGGCGTGGCTGAAAGAAAGAATAGAACGATCATGAATGTTGTTCGCTCCATGCTGAATGAGAAGTAGGTTCCTAAAATTTTATGCCCAGAAGCTGTGAGATGGTGTGTGCACATTCAGAATCGGTGTCCGACAGCAGCAGTAGAGAACAAGACTCCAGAAGAAGCCTGGAGTGGTACAAAGCCAGCGGTGGAGTATTTCAGAATTTTTGGATGCTTAGCACATGCACATGTACTGGATCAAAAGAGGACTAAAGTTGATGATAAGAGCAGAAAATGTGTCTTTATAGGAGTCAGTGATGAATCTAAGGCATGGAGGCTATTTGATCCAATCTCAAAAACTATCATTATCAGTCGAGACTTAGTGTTTGAAGAAGACGAAAGTTGGGATTGGAGCAACACTGAGTTGAAAATCCAGCAAGATGAACTAAGTTGTGACGATGAAGGCGACGTTGAAGGAGAGAATAACCACAACGGTGGTGAAGATGCAGACGATGGAAGTGAaggtgaagatgaagatgacggTGGTCATAGTACCTCACTTGATTCATCTCAAGGAAGGGGTGAACGAGCAAGGAGAGCACCAAGATGGATGGCCGATTATGCAATAGGGGAAGGTTTTTCTGAGGAAGAAAATCTGAatgtaatgatgatgatgactgaAAATGATCCAGTCTCATTTGAAGAAGCTATGCTGCATAAACACTGGCATGAAGCAATGACGAAAGAAATTGCCACTATAGAAAAGAACCACACCTGGAAGCTCAGAGTATTACCAGATGGAGTCTAACCAATTGGAGTTAATTgggtatttaaaacaaaattggaTACAGATGGGCAAGTAGAGAAATACAAAGCAAGGCTTATAGCAAAAGGGTATGCATAAAGGCATGGAATTGACTACACTGAAGTCTTTGCCCCAGTTGCAAGACTTGATACCATATGGGTAATATTGGCTATAGCTGCTCAATTCAGCTGGGAGGTGTTCCAACTTGATGTGAAGAGTGCTTTTCTCCATGGGGAACTCAAAGAAGACGTATTTGTACTGCAGCCGGAGGGATTTATAAAGaaaggagaggaagagaaagtttATCGGCTAAAGAAGGCATTATATGGCCTTAAACAGGCACCACGAGCCTGGTACAATAAGATTGAAGCCTATTTTGCCCAAGAAAAGTTTTACAAGTGTCCTAGTGAACACACATTGTTCACAAAATCACCGGAAGTGATAAAACTATGTGTGATGAATTTAAGCACTCAATGATGTTGCATTTTGATATGTCTGATCTGGGACAAATGCGTCATTTTCTTGGAATTGAAGTCAAGCAATGTGCAAATGGAATATTTATTTGTCAAAGAAGGTATGCACAAGAGGTGTTATCAAGATTTGGAATGCAGAATAGCAATGCTGTGAAAAATCCAATGGTACCAGGAACGAGGCTATCTTAAGACAAAGGAGGAAGGAGTGCTGATGAAACATTATTTAAACAATTAGTTGGAAGCCTGATGTATCTAACTGTTACTAGGCCTGATCTGATGTATACAGTAAGTTTAATAAGCAGATTTATGACCAATCCTACCACGGCACACTGGCCTGCAGCAAAGAGAGTCTTACGGTATGTGAAAGGCACAACTAATCTTGGAATCTTGTATAAGAAAGGAGCAGGCAACCCAAAATTAGTAGCCTTTACAGATAGTGATTATGCTGTTGACTTGGATGGGAAAAGTACATCTGCATTTGTGTTTATGATGGGAACAGGAGCAGTTTATCGGAAAACTGAATATTCCTGTATGATGTTTTATTTGTAGAAGTTGAAATTCAATGATCTACACACATGACACACTGTTAACAGGAGAATATATATAGACAATATAGAGTACAGGAGGCTTCTCATCACTATCAGACTAACAGACTGCTAACAGTTTTAATGCTAATAAAAGAGTGTTCTAGTATATTACTATTGGGAAAAACCTAAGTCTCACATCTGCTAGTGATAGTgtcaagataaaatatataagtgggAGACAATCCTCATCCTATGAACtaacttttggggttgagttaggtccAAACCCGTATTCTAAGAATTACAAACAAGAGTACAGCTATACACTATTAAAGCTAGATATGGCGAATGCTACTGCATGCTTCACTGTGAAGAGGATAATAGTGTAAAGGTTATGTTTGTTACAGCCACACAATTTTGTGGCCTTTCAGCAGTATTACTGACACATTTGATGTGGTATAATCTGCTTAGAGGTTACCAATGTACTGACAATGTTGCTGTTAAAATAGGAGAAAACAGAGGTATTATGGACAGAAAACCGTGTATCAGAGTACACAACGGATACTCTATTATATAGTGGTCCTTACAATAAATACTAATAATGAGAGGATATTTTGTTTCCTCAAAATCAGGTTCCTCTTTCCtactaataataaatgtatattattttatcctgATTTTCAACAGTTGCAATGTACGTTTAGGTGAAGCTGCATTCCTTATGCTCCTTCTAAATATGTCACTGTCATATGACTACGGTACTTTTTTAATCTGTTTATACTTGACCTTAAGAGGATTAAAGATTTATTTACGCTGATCTTCATTCCCTTCCTTCATGTGGCATAAAGTTCATTTTCATTTACCCTTGTAAGAATTCATAGAAATAGCAAGAGAGGGTGATAACTTGGGATTTGCCTCTCAGGCAGTGGTGAAATTTGATTGTCcaataatttgataaatattttcaaaattatgttacctttttattttaatattttgttgtatttaACACGtgtctttatcctttgttgatcaTGGAACTAGCTGGTTTTAGAAAAGATAGAAGCCTCACAAGGTGTTCCCCTGTTTATGTTCATGAATATAATACTTATAAAGTTGAAATGCAGAGCTGACAATAGATAAATTTAAGCTGCATATTATGGACATGTATATACACACACTTCGATTCTGCTTGTTATGCTAATACTTATAAAGTTGAAATGCAGAGCTgacaaaagataaatttaagcTGCATATTATGGACATGTATATACACACACTTCGATTCTGCTTGTTATGCAAGAGCAAAAAGAAGTCCTGATACATGTGGATTGGTTCTACTAAGTAGGTAGTTTTAGCTACTCTCACCACCATTTCTATACTTTGGATAGCACTAGTCAACTAGTTTTGCGAACTAACTGAGTAACATATGAATTTAATAATAGTCTGATCATTGCTTTAAGCTTTAGTAGGGTACAATTGTTCCCACTTGCCCAAATCCCATTGTAAAGAAAGCTCCTGCCTGCAACAACAGATAGATAAAGAAATGATCGTGTCCAAATAGCAGGTCGTAGATTGCACAGTGCAGCATATACATCCCCACTATGATCTCCAATGGGTGGACCCTGAAGATTTAAGAAAAGGGTTAAAATATGCATTGGATGAATTAATAGGGAGTAATAGTCAAATATTGTAACCACTTTCTTTACCTTGCAGTTTAATGTAATCTAAAACATCACTAagtctaaaatttataaaaaaagagtaattaaaatattgtaattgTGTAGCTGttgctctttttttcttctcctgcaggcttaagtttatttttcaatGGTTGTATTAAGTTTCCTGTATATAATTCTAGAGCATTTCAATGATAATTTGTCCTGTTGGTTgaattaattactttatttagACAGACTAGCAGCATAGCAGATGGTACCTGTCTATAATTCGGAACCATGAAGTTCTTGATGGCCGAGCATTCTTTCTCTGTTTCATGGCATTTCCAAGCTTCTCAGTCACAACCCATTCATTGACACGATTTGCTTCCAAGAGTCCAATAATTGCTGCTTTAGTTCGATGGAGGGACATGACATTCTCAAAGAGTATCCAGAGTACTAGTAGATGCATGGATCTGTCCCATGTATAAGTGGATGTAGAATAATTAGGGTAGCATATGGAAACTGATTTGATTGAGCATGAATAGATACATTCAGAGGGAAACTGGATAAATTTTACACTGTTGTTGTAGTCAGGACCAGTTACCTTGGGGTGGAGACTGCATTTAGAATTGTAATGGTTGCTGGGATGTATATGGCAATCTGCTTTTTGAGACTGACTTCAGGAACTATCACACAAGCTGGTATAACTATGCAGTAAAAGAAGAATGTGACCCAATGTGCAACTATTTTCCTCACAAAGAAGAAAGCATAGACAAGATGAAGTCTCTTGAGAAGCGGTACCCTCTGGATTATACATACAGGTTCAATCAATATAAGATTTTGTAAATCTTGGTTGAATTTGTAAGCTGTTTATGAGAAAATTAAGAGGTTACATACATGGCAATAGAGGATTCCATGGTCATTTTCTTAAAGAGATTAGCTGGACCACATGACCACCTGTGCTGCTGATATCGGTATGCTTTAAATGTACTTGGCAGTTCATTTTTTACCTAGGAAgcatcaaaattgccccacatggGTATGGGGTAGTTTATGAGTTATTCAAACTTACAAGATATTATATTAAAGGAATTAGATAAGTATGGATAACTCACTTTTATGTCACCCACAAAAACAAATTCCCAACCTTGCAGGCTTGCCCTAACTGCAAGGTCCATATCTTCCACTGTTGTTCGGTCTTTCCATCCTCCAGCATCTTTTATTGCTTGAATCCGCCAAATTCCTGCTGTCCCTGTATTTAATAGAGGAAATTTGAGCAAGCCCCATATGCAGAGGTACTTGTCtgaattttattctattatgtAATAGAGGAAAGTTGAGTAAGCCTGTATGCAAAGGTGCTTgtctaaatttaataaatgagcTTTAACTGACCATTGAAACCAAAGAATGAGTATGTTGAAGAGCCCACTTCCTGTTCAACACTAAAGTGATAATCGAGTGACATCTCTTGAAGCCGTGTCATCATACATTCCTTGGAATTCACTGTATCAGCATGAAGAAATGATTTTAAAGAACTTTGATTTGCTGGACTCATTAATAAGGCATGCTGTCACATTGATGTGGTTGGAATAATTTAACAAGGTGTTATTGGAAGTTACGTACCAAATTTCCATCTTGCTTGAACCAATCCCAATTTTGGGTTCTCAAGCAGATAAGGAATTGTATTCCAAAGAAAATCTGCATCTGGCTGGAAATCTGCATCAAATATTGCTACAAACTCGCAATCCTCAACATATTCCTTCTCCAAACCCTCCTTCATGGCACCTGCCTTGTAACCATTGCGATTTGTTCTTGTTTCATATTTGACATTCACACCTTTCTGCATCCATCTCTGACACTCTATTTGGACACATTCCTGCATATTTGAAAACACATGATTACTATAAATTTGCACAGAACGCATGCATATGGAATCTGCAATGAAGCTTTACTGGATTAATTGGATACCCTTAAGGATTGATTTGTTGAGTCATCAAGAACCTGAACTATAAATCTGTCAGCTGGCCATGACAGCCCACATACTGCTCCAATTGAAAGCTTGTAGACCTGGAAGcagaattgaaatttttttgatgaGGTAATTTGTCTTTGTTCTCTTATAGTTATGAAAATTATTGTGGCCATTTTATTCCACATTCCTAGTTTGGACAAACACAACCGATTTGTGTGTTCCTTTACTTTGTCAGTTTGCTGAGATTTATTATGAGTATGATTGTTCAGaatttagaatatattaaaataatgacaATCTGAAAGGACAACCTCAGTGGTGGATCTTTAAAAGATGctagatttttttgttaaactgAATAGTGCAAAACAAACCCcatgaaaaaagaattaataaaaataaaatgtaggaTTGATGGGATAAATTAATGACATGTTTGAGAACAGAGAATCTAGTTGATTTTTTCCCATTTAAAgccattcttaattttttactattcacAAATTATTAAAGAATATGGTTGGAGTTGGTGTGGTCATTCAGAATTGTAAAACACTAGCACATGATTGGGCAACTTAAATAGCATTTTAGGATAATTTAAATGGTAACTATGTAGAAGCATCATGTAACACTAATTTGAGTCTGTACAAAACTTCCTAATAAAAAGCAAGTTACCTCTTTCTCATTATACATGGGTATTTGGATCAGAACCATGGGGAATCTTTTGTTTCTCTCAAGCTTCTGTTTCATGGCTTCCAAGTTGTACTTGGTGTATCTTTTTTTCCCCAGCACTTTGACAACTAAAATTACAATTGCCATTGCTACCCTTTCAACAAATAGCATGATTGACATAATTGAGCATAGTATGACAGCTAGTTTTAGGACTGGTATTATCACTGGGGCTCGTATTGATTCCCAGGCATAGCGCAGACTGCTTGAAGTGTCTCCTGGAACCCTGACTTCAGGCTCTTCAAAGATTAGGTTTCTCATGGTTTCTAGGGTTTGTAGTTAAGAAGGAATATTGAGCCTGAAGAGAATGTCACTGGGGACAGAGGAAATTGGAGGATGGATCTGTTATTCGTTGCAGGAGTGATCAAGTGGTTGTGATGTGTGTTGGAGATGAAACCTTTACTTTAAATAGGAATGAAATGCAAGGAAGGAAGATGAGGACATGCATTTGGGTTTAGGTGGAAGAAAGTAATGTGATGAGTGAGCTATTGAGAGGAGAGATATTGTTTTTGAGAGACACACGTTATTCATGCAAGCAATGGTGCTGCAACGTAGCTACTTGATAGCTGGACATGTCTTATGTTGCCGACAATTTGATCAAGAATTTTACTGTCAATGGTTTTGATCTGAGTCATAACTTTGCTCGTGTTTGATCAAATTTATGAAATTGTTATATTGCCAGTGAATATTGTATAAAAGCCCATGGAACCAAACTGGCATTTTTGGTACTTCTCCTAGGATTTAATAgtctttttttgttgaattaattttCACTCGTTTTCTATAAATCTTCTAAATAGGATGTTTCTGTTATTTCGTGAGCAGGAGCATATTCAGTcatataaaactttatttattggCTTTTGTGATTACTTTGTTTGGGAAAGGTCGATGAAAGATTTAAAGTACTTTACAGTTCACTACTAAATGCTTTGAattcttcataatttttttctgacaaattaatcataaaagaaaatcaaccaAGTTCTATGAGTAATTATGGTCTTGCTCTAAATGGTTTTACTGAAATTTTTCTTTCTGATGGAGCCAATGGTGGAACAATCCATATAAGCCAACCCTACATAGTAGCTTAGTGGTTGGTTTATAGTTCCATTTTTACTCTATGAAAAACTATAGGATTCTTGCATTTCCCGAGTTTATAAAACAGTCtggttaaaaaagttaaatattgttaatagaagaatatttctttatttaaaagatGGGTATCATCAAGGTAGTTCTCAGGctaaacaatatttttgaaaCTGTG is a window encoding:
- the LOC100795652 gene encoding heavy metal-associated isoprenylated plant protein 6, whose product is MGEKKEAAKNEADKKPESGAKQNDEPVPVVLKLDMHCEGCVKKINRAVRHFEGVEDVKADLSSNKLTVIGKLDPAEVRDKLAEKTRKKVELVSPQPKKDSAGDKPPEKKTEEKKTEEKKSEDKKAEEKAPKESTVVLKIRLHCDGCVQKIRKIILKSKGVESVNIEGGKDLVSVKGTMDVKEIVPYLNDKLKRNVEVVPPKKEGGDNKKENKEGGGGDSKKEGGKKQEGEDGAAKVEVNKMEHYGYGYGYPPPPMYWYGHGGYAPGESSSYEAEVQPGYNSYSNQGYDGNYGNYHYQGYNNNYMMAQPPPPFYLNPHHPPPQMFSDENPNACSVM
- the LOC100796175 gene encoding glucomannan 4-beta-mannosyltransferase 1; translated protein: MRNLIFEEPEVRVPGDTSSSLRYAWESIRAPVIIPVLKLAVILCSIMSIMLFVERVAMAIVILVVKVLGKKRYTKYNLEAMKQKLERNKRFPMVLIQIPMYNEKEVYKLSIGAVCGLSWPADRFIVQVLDDSTNQSLRECVQIECQRWMQKGVNVKYETRTNRNGYKAGAMKEGLEKEYVEDCEFVAIFDADFQPDADFLWNTIPYLLENPKLGLVQARWKFVNSKECMMTRLQEMSLDYHFSVEQEVGSSTYSFFGFNGTAGIWRIQAIKDAGGWKDRTTVEDMDLAVRASLQGWEFVFVGDIKVKNELPSTFKAYRYQQHRWSCGPANLFKKMTMESSIAMYRVPLLKRLHLVYAFFFVRKIVAHWVTFFFYCIVIPACVIVPEVSLKKQIAIYIPATITILNAVSTPRSMHLLVLWILFENVMSLHRTKAAIIGLLEANRVNEWVVTEKLGNAMKQRKNARPSRTSWFRIIDRVHPLEIIVGMYMLHCAIYDLLFGHDHFFIYLLLQAGAFFTMGFGQVGTIVPY